Proteins encoded in a region of the Lathamus discolor isolate bLatDis1 chromosome Z, bLatDis1.hap1, whole genome shotgun sequence genome:
- the SALL1 gene encoding sal-like protein 1: MSRRKQAKPQHFQSDPDLALLSQRNGDTEKGQANRTTKNKDAHVCGRCCAEFFELSDLLQHKKNCTKNQLVLIVNENPASPSETFPPSSPSDNPDEQMNDTVNNTDQVDCSDLSEHNKLDREESMDVEACRINNSGSSSKSVNNSITSSNSSTMGTSAVTTSLPHIGDLTTLGNFSVINSNVIIENLQSTKVAVAQFSQEARCNGASNSKLAVPALMEQLLALQQQQIHQLQLIEQIRHQILLLASQNTDMPTSSSPSQGTLRTSANPLSTLSSHLSQQLAAAAGLAQSLASQSANISGVKQLPPIQLPQSNPGNTLIPSSSGSSPNINMLAAAVTTPSSEKVASSIGGSQLNNPPVSASSSPAFAISSLLSPASNPLLPQPTPSNSVFSSPLSNIGTPAEDLNSLTALAQQRKSKPPNVTAFEAKSNSDEAFFKHKCRFCAKVFGSDSALQIHLRSHTGERPFKCNICGNRFSTKGNLKVHFQRHKEKYPHIQMNPYPVPEHLDNIPTSTGIPYGMSIPPEKPVTSWLDSKPVLSTLTTSVGLPLPPTIPSLTPFIKTEEPQPIPISHPSSSPPCSVKSDSGTTDPTSKISNGLSDEVEAGALPTSNGKIEENSQNTSTITNMTSSVSSPAADSGSSSVATFTNPLMPLMSEQFKAKFPFGGLLDSTPASETSKLQQLVENIDKKATDPNECIICHRVLSCQSALKMHYRTHTGERPFKCKICGRAFTTKGNLKTHYSVHRAMPPLRVQHSCPICQKKFTNAVVLQQHIRMHMGGQIPNTPVTENYPESMESDTGSFDDKNFDDIDNFSDENMEDCPDSSVPDTPKSADASQDSLSSSPLPLEMSSIAALENQMKMINAGLAEQLQASLKSVENGSVEGDVLTNDSSSVGGDMESQSAGSPAVSESTSSMQALSPSNSTNDYHKSPSIEEKPVRTLPSEFANGLSPTPANSGALDLTSSNTDKIIKEESLSMLFPFRDRGKFKNTACDICGKTFACQSALDIHYRSHTKERPFICTVCNRGFSTKGNLKQHMLTHQMRDLPSQLFEPSSSIGPNQNSSIIPANSLSSLIKTEVNGFVHSSPQDSKEVPSALVASGPLSSSATSPVLLPALPRRTPKQHYCNTCGKTFSSSSALQIHERTHTGEKPFACTICGRAFTTKGNLKVHMGTHMWNSTPARRGRRLSVDGPMTFLGGNPVKFPEMFQKDLAARSGNGDPSSFWNQYAAALSSGLAMKTNEISVIQNGGIPPAPGGLGNGGNSPISGLTGSLEKLQNSEPNAPLAGLEKMASNENGTNYRFTRFVEDNKEIVTN; encoded by the exons GAGACACAGAAAAGGGTCAAGCAAATCGAACCACTAAGAACAAGGATGCCCATGTCTGTGGCAGGTGCTGTGCTGAGTTCTTTGAATTATCAGATCTCCTGCAACACAAGAAGAATTGTACTAAAAATCAATTAGTTTTAATTGTGAATGAAAATCCAGCTTCTCCTTCTGAAACCTTCCCTCCTAGTTCCCCTTCTGATAATCCTGATGAACAGATGAATGacacagttaataacacagatCAAGTAGACTGCAGTGACCTTTCAGAGCATAACAAACTTGACAGGGAAGAATCCATGGATGTGGAGGCTTGTAGAATTAACAATAGCGGTAGCAGTTCCAAGAGTGTCAACAATAGTATTACAAGCAGTAACAGCTCCACAATGGGTACCTCAGCTGTAACAACCTCTCTACCTCACATAGGGGATCTGACAACATTAGGCAACTTTTCAGTGATAAACAGTAATGTAATAATCGAAAACCTTCAGAGTACTAAAGTGGCTGTAGCACAGTTCTCACAGGAAGCGAGATGTAACGGTGCATCAAACAGTAAGCTTGCTGTACCTGCCCTGATGGAGCAGCTGTTGGcattacagcagcagcagatccatCAGTTGCAACTGATTGAACAAATTCGTCACCAAATATTATTGTTGGCTTCCCAAAACACAGACATGCCAACATCTTCTAGCCCTTCTCAAGGTACTTTACGAACATCTGCCAATCCCTTGTCTACATTAAGTTCCCAtttatcccagcagctggctgcagcagctggattaGCACAAAGCCTTGCTAGTCAATCTGCCAACATCAGTGGTGTGAAACAGCTACCCCCTATACAGCTACCTCAGAGCAACCCTGGCAACACTCTAATTCCATCCAGTAGTGGCTCTTCTCCAAATATTAACATGTTGGCAGCAGCAGTTACAACACCGTCCTCAGAAAAAGTGGCTTCAAGTATTGGTGGCTCACAGCTCAACAACCCACCAGTATCAGCATCATCCTCACCAGCTTTTGCAATAAGCAGTTTATTAAGTCCTGCATCTAATCCACTTCTACCTCAGCCCACACCCAGTAACTCTGTTTTCTCCAGTCCCCTGTCCAATATCGGAACACCTGCAGAGGATTTAAACTCCTTGACTGCCTtggcacagcaaagaaaaagcaagccaCCAAATGTAACTGCTTTTGAAGCAAAAAGTAATTCAGATGAGGCATTCTTTAAGCATAAATGCAGGTTCTGTGCTAAAGTGTTTGGGAGTGACAGTGCCTTGCAGATTCATTTACGTTCTCACACGGGCGAGAGGCCATTTAAATGCAACATATGTGGAAACAGGTTCTCCACAAAGGGGAACTTAAAGGTCCATTTTCAACgtcataaagaaaaataccctCATATTCAAATGAATCCATACCCGGTGCCAGAGCATTTGGACAATATTCCTACAAGCACGGGTATTCCTTACGGGATGTCTATACCGCCAGAGAAACCTGTCACGAGCTGGCTGGACAGCAAGCCGGTCCTCTCCACCCTGACAACTTCTGTTGGCCTGCCACTCCCACCAACAATTCCAAGCCTGACTCCATTCATCAAAACGGAGGAGCCTCAGCCGATTCCCATTAGCCATCCTTCCTCTAGCCCTCCCTGCTCTGTCAAGAGTGACTCGGGAACAACTGATCCTACATCAAAAATTTCCAATGGACTTTCTGATGAGGTAGAGGCTGGTGCTTTGCCTACATCAAATGgcaaaatagaagaaaactcTCAAAACACAAGCACCATCACTAACATGACCAGCTCCGTGAGCTCACCGGCAGCAGACTCGGGCTCCAGCAGTGTTGCTACTTTTACAAATCCACTGATGCCTCTAATGTCAGAGCAATTTAAGGCAAAGTTTCCATTTGGAGGACTGTTGGATTCAACACCAGCATCTGAAACATCAAAATTGCAGCAGCTGGTAGAAAACATTGACAAAAAGGCAACTGATCCTAACGAGTGTATCATTTGCCACCGAGTTCTCAGTTGCCAGAGTGCACTGAAAATGCATTATCGCACACATACCGGTGAGAGGCCATTTAAGTGTAAAATCTGTGGTCGTGCTTTCACGACTAAAGGCAACTTAAAGACTCATTACAGTGTCCATCGTGCCATGCCCCCCCTGAGAGTACAACATTCGTGCCCAATCTGCCAGAAGAAATTCACCAATGCAGTTGTGCTACAGCAGCATATTCGGATGCACATGGGAGGGCAGATCCCAAACACCCCAGTGACGGAAAACTATCCTGAGTCAATGGAATCAGATACAGGATCTTTTGATGATAAGAATTTTGATGACATAGACAACTTCTCAGATGAGAACATGGAAGACTGTCCTGACAGCAGTGTGCCAGACACACCTAAATCTGCAGATGCATCACAAGACAGCTTGTCTTCTTCCCCTTTGCCCCTGGAAATGTCAAgcattgctgctttggaaaatcagatgaagatgatcaatgCAGGACTTGCTGAACAACTTCAGGCAAGCTTAAAGTCAGTTGAAAATGGGTCAGTGGAAGGGGATGTTTTGACTAATGATTCGTCATCTGTTGGTGGAGATATGGAAAGCCAAAGTGCTGGAAGCCCTGCTGTCTCAGAGTCTACCTCTTCCATGCAGGCCTTGTCCCCATCCAACAGCACTAATGATTACCACAAGTCACCAAGTATTGAAGAGAAACCAGTAAGAACCTTACCAAGTGAGTTTGCCAACGGTCTGTCTCCAACCCCTGCTAACAGTGGTGCTTTGGACTTGACATCCAGTAACACTgataaaattattaaagaagAGTCTCTGAGTATGCTCTTCCCTTTCAGAGATAGAGGTAAATTTAAGAACACCGCATGTGACATTTGTGGCAAAACATTTGCTTGTCAGAGTGCCTTGGACATTCATTACAGAAGTCATACCAAAGAGAGACCATTTATTTGCACAGTTTGCAATCGTGGCTTTTCCACAAAGGGGAATTTGAAACAGCATATGTTGACACATCAGATGCGAGATCTACCATCACAACTTTTTGAGCCCAGTTCCAGTATCGGCCCTAATCAGAACTCTTCGATTATACCTGCCAATTCCCTGTCATCGCTCATAAAAACTGAGGTTAACGGCTTTGTGCACAGCTCTCCTCAGGATAGCAAAGAAGTACCCTCTGCTCTTGTTGCTTCGGGGCCGCTGTCCTCCTCTGCCACGTCCCCtgtcctgctccctgctctcccccGAAGAACTCCCAAACAGCACTACTGCAACACGTGtgggaaaacattttcttcttccagtgcACTGCAGATCCATGAAAGGACACACACTGGTGAGAAACCGTTTGCCTGCACTATATGTGGAAGAGCATTCACAACAAAAGGCAATCTGAAG gtTCATATGGGCACTCACATGTGGAACAGTACTCCCGCAAGACGAGGCAGACGACTTTCTGTAGACGGCCCCATGACATTTCTAGGAGGTAATCCTGTAAAGTTCCCAGAAATGTTTCAGAAGGATTTGGCTGCACGGTCAGGGAATGGAGACCCCTCCAGCTTCTGGAACCAGTATGCAGCAGCACTCTCCAGCGGCTTGGCCATGAAGACCAACGAGATCTCTGTAATCCAGAATGGCGGCATCCCTCCAGCGCCAGGGGGCCTGGGGAATGGTGGCAACTCTCCCATCAGTGGCTTGACAGGAAGCCTGGAGAAGCTCCAGAATTCAGAACCCAATGCACCTCTAGCTGGTCTGGAGAAAATGGCAAGCAATGAAAATGGGACAAACTACCGTTTTACACGTTTCGTGGAAGACAACAAAGAAATTGtaacaaattaa